A part of Anaeromyxobacter diazotrophicus genomic DNA contains:
- a CDS encoding TolC family protein: MHLPLPRALALLAALAAAVPPPARAAAPAVPEPLALPPRLTLEEASRLFRERGLDLLLADAAVASAEGDLSAAGAVANPQLSASYGRSRTFGDCVDVQGNPSACGWLPQPQYGLGLSDSGAVFDVLTGKRGLRVDAARAALQAARASRADAERTVGAQVRQQVAQVVLAQESSRFAREVAAAQASALELTRTREAAGAISEADVARVEVAKLEADQAVDAAAQALRDARAQLAFLLGARGEVPEFEVDAPDLAQGREPPALAGATAPALLARAAERRPDLHAARLQRERAEAALALARRQRIPDVTLSLNYAQQGTTNQAVTPPTFTLGLALPLPLFYQQQGEIRRAEADVSTQALQATKLEAQVAADVATGLADYAASGALVRRMEGGLLARAARARDLVQVQYQKGAASLLDYLDAQRTFVATRVEYHQDLAAYWTAVFKLEAAVGEELR; encoded by the coding sequence GTGCACCTCCCCCTCCCGCGAGCGCTCGCGCTCCTCGCCGCCCTGGCCGCGGCGGTGCCGCCCCCGGCGCGCGCCGCGGCGCCCGCCGTCCCGGAGCCGCTCGCCCTGCCCCCGCGCCTCACGCTCGAGGAGGCCTCGCGGCTCTTCCGGGAGCGGGGGCTCGATCTCCTGCTCGCCGACGCGGCGGTGGCCTCGGCCGAGGGCGATCTGTCCGCCGCCGGCGCGGTGGCGAACCCGCAGCTCTCGGCGTCGTACGGGCGCTCGCGCACGTTCGGCGACTGCGTCGACGTGCAGGGCAACCCGTCGGCGTGCGGCTGGCTCCCGCAGCCGCAGTACGGGCTCGGCCTCTCCGACTCGGGCGCCGTCTTCGACGTCCTCACCGGCAAGCGCGGCCTGCGCGTCGACGCCGCCCGCGCCGCGCTCCAGGCGGCGCGCGCCTCCCGGGCCGACGCGGAGCGGACGGTCGGCGCGCAGGTGCGGCAACAGGTGGCGCAGGTGGTGCTGGCGCAGGAGTCCTCGCGCTTCGCCCGCGAGGTGGCGGCGGCGCAGGCGAGCGCGCTCGAGCTCACCCGCACCCGCGAGGCGGCGGGCGCGATCAGCGAGGCGGACGTCGCGCGGGTGGAGGTGGCGAAGCTCGAGGCCGACCAGGCGGTGGACGCGGCGGCGCAAGCGCTCCGCGACGCGCGCGCCCAGCTCGCCTTCCTGCTCGGCGCGCGCGGCGAGGTGCCGGAGTTCGAGGTGGACGCGCCGGACCTTGCGCAGGGGCGCGAGCCGCCCGCGCTCGCCGGCGCGACCGCCCCCGCCCTGCTGGCGCGCGCGGCGGAGCGGCGCCCGGACCTGCACGCGGCGCGGCTCCAGCGCGAGCGCGCCGAGGCCGCGCTGGCGCTGGCGCGCCGCCAGCGGATCCCGGACGTGACCCTCTCCCTCAACTACGCCCAGCAGGGCACGACCAACCAGGCGGTGACGCCGCCCACCTTCACGCTCGGTCTCGCCTTGCCGCTGCCGCTCTTCTACCAGCAGCAGGGCGAGATCCGGCGCGCCGAGGCGGACGTCTCGACCCAGGCGCTCCAGGCGACGAAGCTCGAGGCCCAGGTCGCCGCGGACGTCGCGACGGGACTCGCGGACTACGCCGCCTCCGGCGCGCTGGTGCGGCGCATGGAGGGGGGCCTGCTGGCGCGCGCGGCGCGGGCCCGCGACCTCGTCCAGGTGCAGTACCAGAAGGGCGCCGCTTCGCTCCTCGACTACCTCGACGCGCAGCGCACCTTCGTCGCCACCCGCGTCGAGTACCACCAGGACCTCGCGGCCTACTGGACCGCCGTGTTCAAGCTGGAGGCGGCGGTGGGGGAGGAGCTGCGATGA
- a CDS encoding efflux RND transporter periplasmic adaptor subunit, translated as MRGTVLTALLGLALACREGGPARGAAPQGDELTLDEARLDRGEAQLAVATEGELRQAVAAAGRVAFDDQRVQHVLSPVAGRVTRVLAHAGQRVARGTPLLTLASPEVGAALADLLKAQSDLAQAGAELARQRRLVGAHAGPARDLEAAEDAHRKAEAELARARQRAALLRAGDVDAVTQELTLKAALPGEVLARAVSPGLEVQGASSGTPVELFTVGDISRVWILADVAEGDLGRVRAGAAATVRVPAWPGRSFAGTVQWVAGTLDPALRTGRVRIALDNADRALEPEMLAQVAIDAPPLRALTVPRAALTTVEGESFAYVSEGPPQDGRQRFRRRRVRASGDPASPLAVIEGGLAAGERLLVEQPTTREPGAGEVRISEHQAEHAGIRLQAAGEQDLDDTLVAGGRIAFDDLRVAHVFSPVTGRVTRVLAEPGRHVKRGDPLVALVSPEVGSAFADAVKAEADEVAARHELTRQRELVEAHAGARKDLEAAEAVWRRAQAELARARQKTRLLSTGSFDTVTQEYTLRSPVDGEVVARAAARGLEVQGQWSGAGAPVELFTVGALDPLWVVGDVYEMDLPHVRTGSAVEVRVPAFPDRTFRGKVDWVSAVLDPATRTAKVRCAIANPGHLLRPDMAPVLTIALPSHRHLSVPRDAVLRLGDETIVFVASGRTPDGQLAYRRRKVVPGEDRPGGSVPILEGLVPGEQVVVSGGIFLVGLL; from the coding sequence ATGAGAGGGACGGTGCTCACGGCGCTGCTCGGCCTCGCCCTCGCCTGCCGCGAAGGCGGGCCGGCGCGCGGCGCGGCGCCCCAGGGCGACGAGCTCACCCTCGACGAGGCGCGGCTCGACCGCGGCGAGGCGCAGCTGGCCGTCGCCACGGAGGGGGAGCTCCGGCAGGCGGTGGCCGCCGCGGGCCGGGTCGCCTTCGACGACCAGCGCGTCCAGCACGTCCTCTCGCCGGTGGCCGGCCGCGTCACCCGCGTCCTCGCCCACGCGGGCCAGCGCGTGGCGAGGGGCACCCCGCTCCTCACCCTGGCCTCGCCGGAGGTGGGGGCGGCGCTCGCCGACCTCCTCAAGGCGCAGTCCGACCTGGCGCAGGCGGGCGCGGAGCTGGCGCGGCAGCGCCGGCTGGTGGGCGCCCACGCCGGCCCGGCGCGCGACCTCGAGGCCGCCGAGGACGCGCACCGCAAGGCGGAGGCGGAGCTGGCGCGGGCCCGCCAGCGGGCGGCGCTGCTGCGGGCGGGCGACGTCGACGCGGTGACGCAGGAGCTGACGCTCAAGGCGGCGCTCCCGGGCGAGGTCCTGGCGCGGGCGGTGAGCCCGGGCCTGGAGGTGCAGGGCGCCTCCTCCGGCACCCCGGTCGAGCTGTTCACGGTGGGCGACATCTCGCGGGTCTGGATCCTGGCCGACGTGGCCGAGGGCGACCTGGGCCGCGTCCGGGCCGGCGCCGCCGCCACCGTGCGCGTGCCCGCCTGGCCCGGCCGGAGCTTCGCCGGCACCGTGCAGTGGGTGGCCGGCACCCTCGACCCCGCGCTCCGCACCGGGCGCGTCCGGATCGCGCTCGACAACGCCGACCGGGCGCTCGAGCCCGAGATGCTGGCGCAGGTCGCGATCGACGCCCCGCCGCTGCGCGCGCTGACCGTCCCCCGCGCCGCGCTCACGACCGTCGAGGGCGAGAGCTTCGCCTACGTGAGCGAGGGCCCGCCGCAGGACGGCCGCCAGCGCTTCCGGCGGCGGCGCGTGCGGGCGAGCGGGGATCCGGCGAGCCCGCTGGCCGTGATCGAGGGGGGGCTCGCGGCGGGGGAGCGGCTCCTGGTGGAGCAGCCCACGACCCGCGAGCCCGGCGCCGGCGAGGTGCGGATCTCGGAGCACCAGGCCGAGCACGCGGGGATCCGGCTGCAGGCGGCGGGGGAGCAGGACCTGGACGACACGCTGGTGGCCGGAGGCCGCATCGCCTTCGACGATCTGCGCGTCGCGCACGTCTTCTCGCCGGTGACGGGGCGGGTCACCCGCGTGCTGGCCGAGCCGGGCCGCCACGTGAAGCGGGGCGACCCGCTCGTCGCCCTCGTCTCGCCCGAGGTGGGCAGCGCCTTCGCGGACGCCGTCAAGGCGGAGGCGGACGAGGTGGCGGCCCGGCACGAGCTCACGCGCCAGCGCGAGCTCGTCGAGGCGCACGCCGGCGCGCGCAAGGACCTGGAGGCAGCGGAGGCCGTGTGGCGCCGCGCGCAGGCCGAGCTGGCGCGCGCCCGGCAGAAGACCCGGCTGCTCTCGACGGGCAGCTTCGACACCGTCACCCAGGAGTACACCCTGCGCAGCCCCGTCGACGGGGAGGTGGTGGCGCGCGCCGCCGCGCGGGGGCTCGAGGTGCAGGGCCAGTGGTCCGGCGCCGGCGCGCCGGTCGAGCTCTTCACGGTGGGAGCGCTCGATCCACTCTGGGTGGTGGGCGACGTCTACGAGATGGACCTGCCCCACGTCCGGACCGGCAGCGCGGTCGAGGTCCGCGTGCCGGCCTTCCCCGACCGCACCTTCCGCGGCAAGGTGGACTGGGTCTCCGCCGTCCTCGATCCAGCCACCCGGACCGCGAAGGTGCGATGCGCCATCGCGAACCCCGGGCACTTGCTGCGCCCGGACATGGCGCCCGTCCTCACCATCGCGCTGCCGAGCCACCGCCACCTGTCC